One part of the Arabidopsis thaliana chromosome 4, partial sequence genome encodes these proteins:
- the IND gene encoding basic helix-loop-helix (bHLH) DNA-binding superfamily protein (INDEHISCENT (IND); FUNCTIONS IN: DNA binding, sequence-specific DNA binding transcription factor activity; INVOLVED IN: polar nucleus fusion, regulation of transcription; LOCATED IN: nucleus; CONTAINS InterPro DOMAIN/s: Helix-loop-helix DNA-binding domain (InterPro:IPR001092), Helix-loop-helix DNA-binding (InterPro:IPR011598); BEST Arabidopsis thaliana protein match is: basic helix-loop-helix (bHLH) DNA-binding superfamily protein (TAIR:AT5G09750.1); Has 2280 Blast hits to 2276 proteins in 91 species: Archae - 0; Bacteria - 0; Metazoa - 0; Fungi - 0; Plants - 2280; Viruses - 0; Other Eukaryotes - 0 (source: NCBI BLink).), whose product MENGMYKKKGVCDSCVSSKSRSNHSPKRSMMEPQPHHLLMDWNKANDLLTQEHAAFLNDPHHLMLDPPPETLIHLDEDEEYDEDMDAMKEMQYMIAVMQPVDIDPATVPKPNRRNVRISDDPQTVVARRRRERISEKIRILKRIVPGGAKMDTASMLDEAIRYTKFLKRQVRILQPHSQIGAPMANPSYLCYYHNSQP is encoded by the coding sequence atggaaaatggTATGTATAAAAAGAAAGGAGTGTGCGACTCTTGTGTCTCGTCCAAAAGCAGATCCAACCACAGCCCCAAAAGAAGCATGATGGAGCCTCAGCCTCACCATCTCCTCATGGATTGGAACAAAGCTAATGATCTTCTCACACAAGAACACGCAGCTTTTCTCAATGATCCTCACCATCTCATGTTAGATCCACctcccgaaaccctaattcactTGGACGAAGACGAAGAGTACGATGAAGACATGGATGCGATGAAGGAGATGCAGTACATGATCGCCGTCATGCAGCCCGTAGACATCGACCCTGCCACGGTCCCTAAGCCGAACCGCCGTAACGTAAGGATAAGCGACGATCCTCAGACGGTGGTTGCTCGTCGGCGTCGGGAAAGGATCAGCGAGAAGATCCGAATTCTCAAGAGGATCGTGCCTGGTGGTGCGAAGATGGACACAGCTTCCATGCTCGACGAAGCCATACGTTACACCAAGTTCTTGAAACGGCAGGTGAGGATTCTTCAGCCTCACTCTCAGATTGGAGCTCCTATGGCTAACCCCTCTTACCTTTGTTATTACCACAACTCCCAAC